The Nitrospira sp. sequence CTTCGTGATCAATGAGCAGAGACAATCCATTGCGTCGTACCAGAGCCCCATCATGGCGTTGGTACGCACACTCTCACGATCGCAGTTCATATTCGGGGAGGCGATCGTCAGACATTCGCTGAACTCGCATCGCTCGATCATTCCGCCCGCGACGATATCTTGGGAGTGGGAGTCGGCATTGCGACGGGCGGAGACGAACCATCGATACTGGACATTGGGCTCAAGCACGAGTCCGAAAGCCTTGAGGTCGATAGACTGAACCCCTGCGTCAGTGGGAGTGGGGAGCGGGCCTTCATAGACCGGACGAATTTTCTGCGTGTCGTTGAGCGTGAATCGTAGAGGGTAGGTCGTCGGTTTCGAGAGATACCAACTGAGCGTGGGCGTCTGCTTGACGGTCAACCCGACATGGTCGGGCACCAATGCGACGATTTCGGGGTCATTGCCCTCCGTTCCCCGCAATGCTCCCCCGACACGCGCGCGGGGAGTCAACTTTTTTGGCGGAGTATAGACAGGATTTGACAAGTCATCCTGCTGACCTGCCGCTGGGCTGGTCGGTTTGTCTGCCGCAGCAACGAACCTATGTGGTCCAACAATGGTCAGGACGAGGCTCAATCCTGCGATTAGTAAAGCACTCGTGGAAAATCGCATGGATCCTCCTTTCATAGCCAATTGTTCAGCAGGAGAAATGGTGACCAGTAAGCCGGATGTTCATACACGCGGTCACCCAAGAGTTTCATCTGTGCGCGCTGGAGCGCGACGGCTTTCGACAGGGATGGATTGCGCAATTGCCGATAAAATTCGGAAATCAACGTCGCCGACGCTTCGTCGTTGATAAACCATAACGTCGCCAATGCGCTACGGGCCCCGGCCTTCAGTGCGACGCCGGCCAGGCCCAGAGCGGCGCGATCGTCACCGACCCCTGTCTGGCAAGCGCTCAAGGTCAAAAGTTCCAGCGGCTCTTGCCGGAACCGAAAGAGGCCGACCAGTTGATCAAGCGTCTGCATCGTCAATTTCCCGTCGAACGTCAGAAGAAACGAATCGTTTACGTCGGTTGAAAACATACCGTGCGTT is a genomic window containing:
- a CDS encoding DUF928 domain-containing protein, with amino-acid sequence MRFSTSALLIAGLSLVLTIVGPHRFVAAADKPTSPAAGQQDDLSNPVYTPPKKLTPRARVGGALRGTEGNDPEIVALVPDHVGLTVKQTPTLSWYLSKPTTYPLRFTLNDTQKIRPVYEGPLPTPTDAGVQSIDLKAFGLVLEPNVQYRWFVSARRNADSHSQDIVAGGMIERCEFSECLTIASPNMNCDRESVRTNAMMGLWYDAMDCLCSLITKDPRDASLRRMRATLLRQVGLHGVADWDLRSIQINAQ